The following are from one region of the Lineus longissimus chromosome 19, tnLinLong1.2, whole genome shotgun sequence genome:
- the LOC135503470 gene encoding calmodulin-regulated spectrin-associated protein 1-B-like isoform X4 encodes MGANESKEVQDQISDEGIRAKFQASILWLLTKAQKNVTADQKNLFYEDMEGAWYIKPQLMNRLTSGELYCAACANIFQESPSKWQGHSAVIQTLSRKGIYVVEDDGETTVTETVLMQTAPFRISAHLAMINSIMKAYTSHVVSIEKVVQAVRKFTTVSASSELPYDVEDAMLFWINKSCSTVKRRLEKEHKAKTDAAKKSTSEASGLPSIPLMDDLLKDIGDGSAMATLISFYCPNCLKLDDICLKPYLAIADSLYNIQLVKKFCDSNLPRPVFHFSYNDMMYTSEILKTNLVAFFAEMFYMFEVNKVDCVTGPVMKTATAESPAVVDEAARPTTAKKTAIPPISDVTKRSFQRPAELGKGTSDPELSKLNANLPTRQQLLPKRQQASSDGDEPSQKLSAGAQQSRAWEERRSPEKPTAADIKHRTYSKAQLRKIAAESGIADSTCSTETRSSEGSLLTNVSLDSDLMESATFSFSDTDTPRDTARSTAPANVTDPSHPDYMELQSVTSLVGTARSDTSQRPTGFTEPLMPALLKPAKEKNNSHPKDVESGEAVKRSPGSPTKPVGKVNGSPKHVAPQVDSDSSSDEEFMTPQASQPNTPFGGSPERNTNSLPAKVSPKKSSPQKVVPPSKPVTVAPPVAPPQETETQQNAAFFIDTENGVERPIKSKEPPVEACPFNSRRGAPVSQSFVRTDRPLTANLARKVGIPVIGDSESQAGRLFESVPRRDSEGHSSSDFSDHESSKIHRDHKLKESNDMEGSFYLPPRTDSSADTTRPDSLFGKDKETEQKALSEVQVNDTKPSPTTSFAELKKQRSGVTETPPEVAVYHSETVEAPSMISLKSQFQRSKEEQTSKPVKKTTFAALPNQTTWQESAQKSAQKMKDMNKENEAEAVQPLASEISSIRLKLEAKRRNIELEKKKIEVQWTKQRQRLGKAAFLHVVAKGKGDKIDSIEEEKEEGKSREVSVERKASHRERLPSDDKKFEEIPRREEVQRREEPRHDALSKRRDSEPVRQRTPPPQSRPRSATPPRSETPPRSRTPVQVRTEPAGEEKVRRDSNRSTPPPPPPPSTQAGDMKAEKDGKKYSTEEIKSTIDNVRQKWFVDQSPVHAQKDSGDAKPFQPPNEENANDYGNSLEKLNMSLNDLQGEIMKLTLQQEQITKTITTATPKTSADPQPTTTPVVTMSTSAPTTQTPAPHVPPLSQSHDPYYSQHGKPPIPGDPYGNYPHQNPYMMQPQGPYGSQEFQRYGMPPYPLNASQQGYMQGYPHGVPPHGASPLQQFQQQQMYQHLYGQHPGARQPFPGQTPYSTQSTPPQSYLHNVSAASTQYGVSNYQPYSSTLTTNSNINLPLTQPGQPLSHTGASPSHHHTTTSTAYQRSSPQSPVSASQSKSSPSHYETEPVSDYSRATDGYSSMTSSHMSVSGTGSFHSTGSDPASTAYLPSPTTSLPKPSPVQSPVNTTKQPPSSDYNTNYQEYKANMDRNYKVQSPVSDRSPVHEPEPEPSPEVELPADMNVEEDGSGFYISFGDSVTPKKPKPKFLQKRRKEEEVQEEVAVTKPAPPPVRQPVPQPVVCETSPPQEKHSARHQEIQNASYTVPVDIPQQSPKPDIELQESVRPSPPGVGFVIGQDEKTLKEAEELAIQKRKEKVMQLQMKRRQEAEKKAAKLEQANAKKREEQRLKEEQAEAKKAEEKAKREQIFQAYLARKAAEEEEERGGPPAREPPKPKARKPGKSRPGPAAVKATAAALGGGDDKKSISSASLSSQEEFHARSESPPAQPPGQGIRKMRKGSSPAVIHSLYTKDDASSSSGSVTHRRGDSPGGSGSRLYRSQSASSMKQLLENRKGFSRMNHSDHSDTGSNPDYVGPKLYVKPKSMSNRNVIQNAIAYCCLAGTVNHGLKNKTLEEMDVCEANHFLILFRDAGCKYRALYQYNPDTEEVLKVSGTGPKQVTPKMLDRFYKYNSGQKSFSQINTTKHLSVSIDAITIQSSLWQSKKPSGPVSVAAKRPPPR; translated from the exons GCAAAGTTCCAAGCCTCTATCTTGTGGTTGTTGACCAAGGCACAGAAGAATGTCACGGCCGACCAGAAGAACCTCTTCTATGAGGATATGGAG GGTGCATGGTACATCAAACCCCAGCTGATGAACCGGTTGACGTCGGGGGAACTTTACTGTGCTGCGTGTGCTAACATCTTCCAGGAATCACCGTCAAAATGGCAAG GGCATTCAGCTGTGATCCAGACTCTGTCACGGAAGGGTATTTACGTGGTAGAGGATGACGGGGAGACGACAGTCACAGAAACAGTCCTCATGCAGACAGCTCCGTTTAGAATT AGTGCCCATCTTGCGATGATCAATTCCATAATGAAAGCTTACACATCACACGTTGTCTCTATAGAAAAGGTCGTACAGGCAGTGAG AAAATTCACGACAGTCTCTGCGTCGAGTGAGTTGCCCTACGATGTGGAAGACGCCATGCTGTTCTGGATCAACAAGTCATGTTCGACGGTCAAGCGGAGATTGGAGAAGGAACACAAGGCAAAAACGGACGCT GCGAAAAAGTCAACGTCCGAAGCATCCGGGTTACCCAGCATTCCATTGATGGATGACCTTCTCAAGGACATTGGGGACGGCAGCGCCATGGCAACCCTCATCAGTTTCTATTGCCCGAATTGCCTTAAACTAGATG ATATATGCCTAAAACCGTACCTAGCGATTGCAGATTCCCTCTATAACATTCAACTCGTCAAGAAGTTCTGCGACTCGAATCTTCCTCGTCCCGTCTTTCATTTCTCGTATAACGACATGATGTACACGTCAGAAATACTCAAGACGAACCTTGTGGCGTTCTTCGCCGAGATGTTCTACATGTTTGAGGTGAATAAGGTCGACTGCGTGACAGGACCGGTGATGAAGACGGCGACAGCTGAATCTCCTGCAGTTGTTGACGAAG CTGCACGGCCAACCACAGCCAAGAAAACTGCAATTCCCCCCATCAGTGATGTGACCAAGAGGAGTTTCCAACGGCCAGCAGAACTTGGCAAGGGCACCTCTGACCCTGAACTCAGCAAACTCAA TGCAAATCTTCCAACCCGCCAACAACTTTTGCCCAAGAGACAGCAAGCTTCCAGCGATGGTGATG AACCGTCTCAGAAATTGAGTGCAGGAGCACAACAGTCCCGTGCCTGGGAGGAACGGCGCTCGCCGGAAAAGCCCACTGCTGCCGACATAAAACATCGAACTTACTCCAAGGCACAGTTACGGAAAATAGCCGCAGAAAGTGGAATTGCCGATAGCACGTGTAGCACAGAGACTCGAAGTAGCGAGGGAAGTTTGTTGACGAATGTTAGCTTGGATTCAGATCTAATGGAGAGTGCGACGTTTAGTTTCTCTGATACGGATACGCCGCGGGATACGGCTCGGAGTACGGCTCCAGCGAACGTCACAGATCCTTCACATCCGGATTATATGGAGTTACAAAGTGTGACCTCGCTGGTTGGGACAGCGCGTTCTGACACGTCGCAAAGACCGACAGGATTTACGGAACCTCTCATGCCCGCGTTATTAAAACCCGCAAAGGAGAAAAACAATAGTCATCCTAAGGACGTTGAAAGTGGCGAGGCGGTGAAACGGAGCCCGGGGTCACCGACTAAACCGGTGGGTAAAGTTAACGGGAGCCCAAAGCATGTTGCGCCACAAGTTGACAGTGATTCGAGTTCTGATGAGGAGTTCATGACGCCGCAGGCTTCGCAGCCTAATACGCCATTTGGTGGTTCACCGGAAAGAAACACTAATTCTTTACCGGCGAAAGTGTCGCCGAAGAAAAGTTCTCCGCAGAAAGTAGTGCCGCCTTCAAAACCTGTTACTGTAGCACCACCTGTTGCCCCGCCACAGGAAACAGAAACGCAGCAAAATGCGGCATTCTTTATAGACACTGAAAACGGCGTCGAAAGACCTATCAAATCTAAAGAACCTCCAGTGGAGGCCTGTCCATTTAATTCACGCCGTGGTGCTCCGGTTTCTCAAAGTTTTGTCAGGACTGACCGGCCATTGACTGCAAATTTAGCGCGCAAAGTTGGTATACCAGTGATAGGGGACAGTGAATCGCAAGCTGGGCGTTTGTTTGAGAGTGTGCCGCGTCGCGATTCTGAGGGTCACAGCTCTAGCGACTTTTCTGATCATGAGTCAAGTAAGATTCATCGGGATCATAAACTGAAGGAGAGTAACGACATGGAGGGGTCGTTTTATCTTCCTCCACGGACTGACTCCTCCGCTGACACTACGCGCCCAGATTCGTTATTCGGGAAAGATAAGGAGACTGAACAGAAGGCATTATCGGAGGTACAGGTCAATGATACGAAACCCAGCCCTACGACAAGCTTTGCAGAGTTGAAGAAACAGCGTAGTGGGGTGACAGAAACGCCTCCAGAAGTCGCTGTGTATCATTCTGAAACTGTAGAGGCACCGTCGATGATATCGCTAAAATCACAATTTCAGAGATCGAAGGAGGAGCAGACGTCGAAACCGGTTAAAAAGACGACGTTTGCTGCGCTGCCCAATCAAACAACGTGGCAGGAGAGCGCACAGAAAAGTGCTCAGAAGATGAAggatatgaataaagaaaatgAGGCAGAAGCAGTGCAACCTTTGGCATCGGAAATTTCGAGTATTCGTCTGAAATTGGAAGCGAAACGACGGAACATAGAGTTGGAAAAGAAAAAGATTGAAGTGCAGTGGACGAAGCAGAGGCAACGTTTAGGGAAGGCAGCGTTCCTGCATGTGGTGGCGAAGGGGAAGGGCGATAAGATTGACAGTATAGAGGAAGAGAAGGAAGAGGGGAAATCACGCGAGGTTTCGGTGGAGCGGAAAGCGAGTCATCGTGAGCGTCTGCCGTCGGATGATAAGAAATTTGAAGAGATACCAAGGCGAGAGGAGGTACAGAGACGGGAAGAGCCAAGGCATGATGCGTTGTCAAAACGGCGTGATTCTGAACCGGTTCGGCAGCGGACGCCACCACCGCAGTCCCGGCCACGGTCTGCTACGCCTCCAAGATCCGAGACCCCGCCGCGGTCACGTACGCCTGTCCAGGTGCGGACAGAACCTGCTGGGGAAGAGAAAGTTCGCCGTGATAGTAACAGGTCCACgccaccaccaccgccaccaccaTCAACACAGGCTGGTGACATGAAGGCGGAGAAAGATGGGAAGAAGTATTCAACAGAGGAGATAAAGTCGACGATAGACAACGTCCGGCAGAAATGGTTCGTGGACCAATCGCCAGTACATGCACAAAAAGATTCAGGTGACGCTAAACCATTCCAACCACCGAATGAGGAGAATGCCAACGACTATGGGAACTCTTTAGAGAAATTGAATATGAGTCTTAATGATCTACAAGGTGAGATCATGAAGTTGACGTTACAGCAGGAGCAGATTACGAAAACGATAACTACAGCTACACCGAAGACTTCTGCTGATCCGCAGCCAACGACGACACCAGTGGTGACCATGTCAACGTCTGCTCCAACCACCCAGACGCCTGCTCCTCATGTTCCTCCACTCAGCCAATCACATGATCCGTATTATTCTCAGCACGGGAAGCCCCCGATACCCGGCGATCCTTACGGGAATTATCCTCACCAGAATCCCTATATGATGCAGCCCCAGGGGCCATACGGCAGCCAGGAGTTTCAACGCTATGGGATGCCGCCGTACCCTTTGAATGCAAGCCAGCAAGGGTACATGCAGGGGTACCCGCATGGGGTGCCACCACATGGTGCATCCCCACTGCAACAGTTTCAACAGCAGCAGATGTATCAACACTTATACGGGCAACACCCGGGGGCCAGACAACCGTTCCCTGGTCAGACGCCGTATTCAACCCAGTCAACACCTCCACAATCATATCTCCACAATGTCTCGGCCGCGTCGACGCAATACGGCGTCTCTAACTATCAACCGTACAGTTCAACACTTacaacaaattcaaatattaaTCTACCGCTAACGCAACCTGGTCAGCCTCTCAGTCATACTGGTGCCTCTCCGTCACATCATCACACAACGACATCAACGGCATATCAGCGATCTTCACCTCAATCTCCTGTGTCCGCGTCACAATCGAAATCTTCCCCGTCGCATTATGAAACAGAGCCAGTGTCGGATTATTCACGTGCGACGGACGGTTATAGTTCTATGACGAGTAGTCACATGTCAGTGTCCGGTACCGGTAGTTTCCATAGCACCGGGTCTGATCCGGCTTCAACTGCATACCTCCCGTCACCTACCACAAGTCTTCCAAAACCATCCCCTGTACAAAGTCCAGTGAACACTACGAAACAACCGCCATCTAGTGACTACAATACAAATTACCAGGAGTATAAAGCGAATATGGACCGTAATTATAAAGTTCAGAGTCCGGTTTCGGATCGTAGTCCGGTTCATGAACCAGAACCGGAACCGTCACCGGAGGTGGAACTTCCTGCTGATATGAATGTTGAGGAGGATGGTAGTGGATTTTATATTTCGTTTGGTGATTCTGTCACTCCTAAAAAACCGAAACCGAAATTCCTGCAGAAACGCCGCAAAGAGGAAGAGGTTCAAGAAGAGGTGGCGGTAACGAAACCGGCTCCGCCGCCAGTACGGCAACCAGTACCACAACCGGTGGTATGTGAGACATCACCGCCACAGGAGAAACACTCGGCGCGACATCAGGAGATTCAAAATGCTTCCTATACGGTTCCGGTGGATATACCGCAGCAGTCACCAAAGCCGGATATAGAACTTCAAGAGAGCGTGCGACCAAGTCCACCTGGTGTTGGCTTTGTGATAGGACAGGATGAAAAGACCCTGAAAGAG GCGGAAGAACTGGCGATCCAGAAACGTAAGGAAAAAGTGATGCAACTACAGATGAAGCGACGTCAGGAAGCGGAAAAGAAGGCGGCCAAGTTGGAACAAGCCAATGCAAAGAAACGCGAGGAGCAACG ATTGAAAGAAGAGCAGGCAGAGGCGAAAAAGGCAGAAGAAAAAGCAAAACGGGAGCAAATCTTCCAGGCGTACCTCGCACGCAAAGCTGCCGAGGAGGAAGAAGAGCGTGGTGGACCTCCGGCGCGGGAACCGCCGAAACCCAAGGCCAGAAAACCTGGTAAATCTCGTCCCGGCCCTGCTGCAGTCAAAGCAACTGCTGCAGCGCTCGGGGGTGGCGATGACAAGAAGTCGATATCGTCCGCATCCCTGAGTTCCCAAGAGGAGTTTCATGCGCGGTCTGAGTCGCCGCCCGCTCAGCCCCCTGGGCAAGGTATTAGAAAGATGCGAAAAG GAAGCAGCCCAGCCGTCATCCATTCTCTCTACACGAAAGACGACGCATCATCGTCGTCAGGCAGCGTCACCCATCGCCGTGGAGACAGTCCAGGTGGGTCGGGATCCAGACTATACCGCAGCCAATCAG CCTCCTCAATGAAACAACTCCTGG aaaaccGCAAAGGCTTCTCACGGATGAATCACAGTGATCACAGTGACACCGGGTCCAATCCGGACTACGTGGGACCCAAACTCTACGTGAAACCCAAGTCGATGTCCAATCGAAATGTGATCCAGAATGCCATAGCATATTGTTGCCTGGCTGGTACAGTCAACCATGGACTCAAAAATAAAACCTTAGAA GAAATGGACGTCTGTGAAGCGAATCACTTCTTGATTCTGTTCCGGGACGCTGGGTGTAAATACCGGGCGCTCTACCAGTACAATCCCGACACAGAGGAAGTCCTGAAAGTCAGCGGCACAGGCCCAAAACAAGTTACGCCCAAAATGTTAGATAGGTTTTATAA GTACAACTCTGGACAGAAGAGCTTCAGCCAGATTAACACGACGAAACATTTATCCGTCTCCATCGATGCTATAACGATCCAATCAAGTCTCTGGCAGAGCAAGAAGCCATCGGGACCAGTGTCCGTCGCTGCCAAACGCCCGCCGCCCAGATGA